From a single Calothrix sp. NIES-2098 genomic region:
- a CDS encoding putative branched-chain amino acid transport system substrate-binding protein, with the protein MTHKDENIRLLVSLGIAGVMVAVILWLVSKVASKPISTPSTPSMVNSSGMPIASTPEWMSIGDKILVTADKTDEKVAGVNAFKAGDFGTAIIKFQASLQSQRNDPETLIYLNNAKIGRSKSLKVGVLASIGSSLNEAKETLRGVAQAQEEVNSSGGINGVPLQLEIASLNNFGDLEKIDTELAKDSNLLAVVGFGRNNKLYQQSGLVRVSPSSGRTQPGQNQAQFLMDSKYVFNVSPNRNIFNQTLAEYIVKKERRTNIAICRDSSFRTTQETSNQERSNQEIVKEYTDLIGKAGGKVTATDCDLGAANFRASDFIAKATSDGAEAILLIPRINNINPALDVAKENRGRLALFGSQQLYGEKILKYGQGDIKGMVISVPWHRDANRNMSKGNSFAEKAAKLWGGDVSPRTATAYDALQVIIAGLKEDSTRKGLQKVLSNPNFSAMGATGKIQFSPSGDRQGGVFLVKIQPCESGKPCASSTGYDFVLLQ; encoded by the coding sequence ATGACACATAAGGATGAGAATATACGGTTACTAGTCTCTCTGGGAATAGCGGGTGTAATGGTAGCAGTTATTTTATGGTTAGTAAGCAAAGTTGCTTCTAAACCAATCTCAACGCCTTCAACACCCTCAATGGTAAATTCCTCTGGAATGCCGATCGCATCTACTCCAGAATGGATGAGTATAGGTGATAAAATTTTAGTCACAGCAGATAAAACAGATGAAAAAGTAGCAGGAGTAAATGCTTTTAAAGCTGGAGATTTTGGCACTGCTATTATCAAATTTCAAGCATCCTTGCAAAGCCAGCGCAATGACCCAGAGACATTAATTTATTTGAATAATGCCAAAATTGGCAGATCAAAATCTCTCAAAGTAGGCGTTCTTGCGTCAATTGGTAGTAGCTTGAATGAAGCAAAAGAAACTTTGCGGGGAGTAGCACAAGCTCAAGAAGAAGTAAATAGCAGTGGCGGTATTAATGGCGTACCATTGCAACTGGAAATTGCCAGTTTAAATAATTTTGGAGATTTGGAGAAGATAGATACTGAACTGGCTAAAGACTCTAATCTTTTAGCAGTAGTAGGGTTTGGGCGTAACAACAAGCTTTATCAACAGAGTGGTTTGGTGAGAGTATCTCCAAGCAGCGGTAGAACTCAGCCTGGACAAAATCAAGCACAGTTTCTGATGGATAGTAAATATGTCTTTAATGTCAGCCCGAATCGTAATATTTTTAATCAAACTCTTGCTGAATATATTGTCAAAAAAGAACGCCGCACTAATATAGCTATTTGCAGAGATTCTTCATTTAGAACCACTCAAGAGACATCTAACCAGGAAAGATCAAATCAAGAAATTGTCAAAGAATATACCGATTTAATAGGTAAAGCTGGAGGAAAAGTTACTGCTACAGATTGCGATTTAGGAGCAGCTAATTTTAGAGCTAGCGATTTTATTGCTAAGGCCACCAGCGATGGCGCAGAAGCCATACTTCTGATTCCGCGAATCAATAATATTAATCCTGCACTGGATGTGGCGAAAGAGAATAGAGGTAGACTAGCGCTTTTTGGTTCTCAACAGCTTTATGGTGAAAAGATTTTAAAGTATGGACAAGGAGATATCAAAGGGATGGTGATATCTGTACCTTGGCATCGAGATGCTAATCGTAATATGAGTAAAGGTAATTCCTTTGCCGAGAAAGCCGCTAAACTTTGGGGTGGAGATGTAAGTCCGAGAACGGCAACAGCTTATGATGCTCTGCAAGTAATTATCGCTGGTTTGAAAGAAGATAGTACTCGTAAAGGATTGCAAAAGGTGCTATCTAATCCTAATTTTTCAGCGATGGGAGCAACAGGTAAAATTCAGTTTTCACCATCAGGCGATCGCCAAGGTGGAGTCTTTTTAGTCAAAATTCAGCCATGTGAATCTGGTAAGCCTTGTGCTTCTAGTACTGGCTATGATTTTGTGCTCTTACAATAA
- a CDS encoding serine/threonine protein kinase: MICCLNPDCPNPLNPDGSNFCLSCGTGLVPLLRNRYRIIQPLGRGGFARTYLAEDVDKLNEPCVVKQLVRGQFYSGGGSEAQKKATELFEREAKRLQELGKHDQIPTLFAYFKEYDYLYLVQELIEGQNLLQELKQQGIFDEIKIRQLLNDLLPLLELIHQQQVIHRDIKLENIIRRQRDAYGKGEAQRKLVLIDFGVSKQKTETIDTSPGTIIGSLGYAPIEQIQFGEAYPASDLYSLGIACFHLLTNIAPSQLWMKQGFSWTNSWRNHMTQPISQELEIILDKLLQENHEQRYQSAREVLQDLNSQMAPHWNVPHTIISPQQVIPPQPQIPQPTPSATHFSMRKLLPGVVIVGSGSSFLAITLLSFLGTTLISSGLWLIILGALIFTQSRSLFEKTYLLIIAVITNLFIVYIFHSWQINNPLQSGTNGLIIVVLLVMLAGLLAFILMGISQIVDKLITKQF, translated from the coding sequence ATGATCTGCTGCCTAAATCCCGATTGTCCGAATCCTCTAAATCCTGACGGTTCAAATTTTTGCTTAAGTTGTGGAACAGGGTTAGTACCGCTACTCAGAAATCGTTACCGTATTATCCAACCATTGGGTAGAGGAGGTTTTGCGCGTACTTATCTAGCGGAGGATGTAGATAAGTTAAATGAACCATGTGTTGTTAAACAGCTAGTTCGCGGTCAATTTTATAGTGGCGGTGGTAGTGAAGCCCAGAAAAAAGCTACTGAGTTGTTTGAGCGAGAAGCAAAACGCCTACAAGAATTGGGAAAACACGACCAAATTCCTACACTGTTTGCCTATTTTAAAGAGTATGACTACTTATATTTAGTACAGGAATTAATAGAAGGTCAAAATTTATTGCAGGAGCTAAAACAGCAGGGAATATTTGATGAAATAAAAATTCGGCAATTATTAAATGATTTGTTACCTTTGCTGGAATTAATACATCAGCAACAGGTAATTCACCGAGATATTAAGCTAGAAAATATTATTCGTCGTCAACGCGATGCCTACGGCAAGGGCGAAGCCCAACGCAAGTTAGTGTTGATTGATTTTGGTGTGTCTAAACAAAAGACTGAAACAATCGACACTTCACCAGGGACAATTATTGGTTCTTTAGGTTATGCACCAATTGAACAAATTCAGTTTGGAGAAGCTTATCCTGCTAGCGATCTCTACAGTTTAGGAATAGCTTGTTTTCATCTACTAACTAATATTGCTCCCTCGCAATTATGGATGAAACAAGGCTTTAGCTGGACTAATAGTTGGCGCAACCACATGACCCAACCGATTAGTCAGGAATTAGAGATAATTCTGGATAAGTTATTGCAAGAAAACCACGAACAGCGTTATCAGTCAGCCAGAGAAGTTTTACAAGATTTAAATTCTCAGATGGCTCCACATTGGAATGTACCTCACACCATTATCTCGCCACAGCAAGTCATACCACCACAGCCACAGATTCCACAGCCTACTCCCTCAGCCACACATTTCTCTATGAGAAAATTATTGCCTGGGGTTGTGATTGTCGGTTCAGGTAGTTCGTTTTTAGCTATCACCCTCCTCAGCTTTCTAGGGACTACTTTGATTAGTTCGGGATTATGGTTGATAATTTTAGGTGCTCTAATCTTTACTCAATCTCGCTCTTTGTTTGAAAAAACTTATTTATTGATTATTGCTGTAATTACAAACTTATTCATTGTCTATATATTCCACAGTTGGCAAATAAACAATCCTTTACAGTCTGGAACTAATGGATTGATAATTGTAGTCTTACTAGTTATGCTGGCTGGCTTATTAGCATTTATCCTCATGGGAATATCCCAGATCGTAGACAAATTAATTACTAAACAGTTTTGA
- a CDS encoding ROK family protein codes for MTSILALDFGGTKLAAATVNLGSRQWLRYERRLSPMNADANTDLEIMRSLIHSLLQDTKPTAIGVSFGGPVDATTGTVRLSHHVPGWENIHLKDLLEKEFGVPTYVDNDANIAALGEHRFGAGQGSDDLFYITISTGVGGGWILNGQPWRGFGGMAGEIGHVVVDPAGPVCLCGKRGCVERLASGPYMAQNAREVLVNEPKIGKILRDLVGDNLELLTGQLISEAAAMGDDFAQEILRKSAWALGVGIGNVANLVNPQLFILGGSVTKAGNRWWEILRHMARETALPEVDFAIVPAALGDDAPLWGAVALAQSAFE; via the coding sequence GTGACATCAATATTAGCCCTCGACTTTGGCGGAACTAAGCTAGCAGCAGCCACGGTAAATCTTGGTTCTAGACAATGGCTGCGTTATGAACGTCGCCTTTCTCCGATGAATGCAGATGCTAACACCGATTTAGAAATTATGCGATCGCTCATTCACTCTTTGCTGCAAGATACTAAACCAACGGCTATTGGTGTCAGCTTTGGGGGGCCAGTAGACGCTACCACTGGAACAGTAAGACTTTCTCATCACGTTCCTGGTTGGGAAAATATTCACCTCAAAGACTTACTAGAGAAAGAGTTTGGCGTTCCTACTTATGTAGATAATGATGCCAATATTGCTGCTTTAGGCGAACATCGCTTTGGCGCAGGTCAAGGTTCTGATGACTTGTTTTACATCACCATTAGCACAGGTGTCGGTGGTGGTTGGATACTCAATGGTCAGCCTTGGCGAGGTTTTGGAGGAATGGCTGGTGAAATCGGACACGTAGTTGTAGACCCAGCTGGCCCTGTATGTTTGTGTGGTAAACGAGGATGTGTAGAACGTTTAGCTTCTGGCCCCTATATGGCGCAAAATGCACGCGAAGTATTAGTAAACGAACCCAAAATAGGAAAAATTCTCCGGGATTTAGTAGGCGATAATTTAGAGTTACTCACAGGGCAATTAATAAGTGAAGCTGCGGCTATGGGAGATGATTTTGCTCAAGAGATTTTACGAAAATCGGCTTGGGCGCTAGGTGTGGGTATTGGTAATGTAGCGAATTTAGTAAACCCACAATTGTTTATTTTAGGTGGAAGCGTCACCAAAGCTGGTAATAGATGGTGGGAAATTCTACGTCACATGGCGCGGGAGACAGCACTACCAGAAGTTGATTTTGCAATTGTCCCAGCGGCTTTAGGTGATGATGCGCCTTTATGGGGTGCTGTTGCACTTGCTCAATCTGCCTTCGAGTAA
- a CDS encoding glutamate N-acetyltransferase, with product MADWQEITGGITAPRGYRAAGITAGLKPSGLPDLALILSDVEAIAAGVFTTSQVKAACVDYCRQRLQAKHNTRAILCNAGQANAATGSQGWVDAIESAMAVAQALNISSDSVLLASTGVIGQRIRMEKLKAAIPQLVAALSETGSDAAAGAIITTDLVTKSIALETTIGDRPVRIGGIAKGSGMIHPNMATMLAFVTCDAAVSPGLWQQMLSRAADRSFNSITVDGDTSTNDSLIALANGQSRTPAIMEMGPEAEKLEAMLTAVCQHLAKAIARDGEGATCLIEVQVTGTHDELSARQIAKTIAGSSLVKSAIFGRDPNWGRIAAAAGRAGVPFEQENLQIKLGDFLLLENGQPLSFDRAAASAYLKNAAQGAYLKEDTVLISVSVGNGHGTGKAWGCDLSYDYVKINAEYTT from the coding sequence ATGGCAGACTGGCAGGAAATTACTGGTGGGATTACAGCACCAAGGGGTTATCGGGCCGCAGGAATTACCGCAGGGTTAAAACCTTCAGGATTACCCGATTTAGCTTTGATATTGTCAGATGTAGAAGCGATCGCAGCAGGTGTATTCACCACCAGTCAAGTTAAAGCCGCTTGCGTAGATTATTGTCGTCAACGCTTACAAGCCAAGCATAATACGCGAGCGATTCTCTGCAATGCAGGGCAAGCAAATGCTGCAACAGGTAGTCAAGGCTGGGTCGATGCCATAGAATCAGCTATGGCAGTAGCCCAAGCTTTGAATATTTCCAGCGACTCTGTATTATTGGCTTCAACTGGGGTAATTGGACAGCGAATCCGGATGGAGAAACTCAAAGCCGCAATTCCTCAACTAGTAGCAGCACTCTCAGAAACAGGCTCAGATGCAGCAGCCGGGGCAATTATTACTACAGATTTGGTGACTAAATCGATTGCCCTAGAGACAACTATAGGCGATCGCCCCGTGCGCATTGGTGGTATTGCCAAAGGTTCGGGGATGATTCATCCCAACATGGCAACTATGCTGGCATTTGTCACCTGTGATGCGGCTGTGTCGCCAGGACTTTGGCAACAAATGTTAAGTCGTGCGGCTGACAGAAGTTTCAACTCTATTACTGTGGATGGTGATACCAGCACCAATGACAGCTTAATCGCTTTAGCAAATGGTCAATCCCGTACCCCAGCTATTATGGAAATGGGGCCGGAAGCGGAAAAATTAGAAGCGATGTTAACAGCAGTTTGCCAGCATTTAGCAAAAGCGATCGCCCGTGATGGTGAAGGTGCAACTTGTTTGATTGAAGTGCAAGTTACGGGAACTCATGATGAACTATCAGCACGTCAAATAGCTAAAACTATTGCAGGTTCATCCCTCGTGAAATCTGCAATTTTTGGTCGCGATCCCAACTGGGGACGCATCGCCGCCGCCGCCGGACGTGCAGGTGTACCTTTTGAGCAAGAAAATTTGCAAATCAAGCTAGGCGATTTCTTACTATTAGAAAATGGTCAACCTCTCTCTTTCGATCGTGCAGCAGCTAGTGCTTATTTAAAAAATGCCGCGCAAGGTGCGTATCTTAAAGAAGATACAGTATTAATTTCTGTTAGCGTTGGAAATGGTCATGGTACAGGTAAAGCCTGGGGTTGCGATCTAAGTTATGACTATGTGAAGATTAACGCCGAATACACGACTTAA
- the gatB gene encoding aspartyl/glutamyl-tRNA amidotransferase subunit B: protein MTSATTVKTEYEAIIGLETHCQLSTNTKIFSTSSTAFGGDPNTNIDPVCMGLPGVLPVLNQKVLEYAVKAGLALNCQIAKYSKFDRKQYFYPDLPKNYQISQYDLPIAEHGWLEIELVDADGNPTRKRIGITRLHMEEDAGKLVHAGSERLSGSSYSLVDYNRAGVPLVEIVSEPDLRSGQEAAAYAQELRRILRYLGVSDGNMQEGSLRCDVNISIRPVGQKEFGTKVEIKNMNSFNAIQKAIEYEIERQIAATEAGDRIIQETRLWEEGSQRTISMRTKEGSSDYRYFPEPDLAPIEVSGEQLETWRSELPELPAQKRHRYETELGLSAYDTGVLTEDKPVANYFEAAIAAGASPKAAANWITQDIAAYLNKQKLSISEIGLSPQNLADVILRIEQGKISNAQAKQKLPDLLGGVSPEKAFAGQELISDPAVLEPIVDEVIAANPKELEKYRNGNTNLKGFFVGQVLKKTEKRADPRLTNELVEKKLNS from the coding sequence ATGACTTCTGCTACAACCGTAAAAACTGAGTACGAAGCGATTATTGGTCTAGAAACCCATTGTCAGCTGAGTACCAATACCAAGATTTTTTCTACCAGCTCGACGGCATTTGGTGGAGACCCCAATACTAACATCGACCCAGTTTGTATGGGTTTACCTGGAGTCTTACCAGTTCTCAACCAAAAAGTTCTCGAATATGCCGTCAAGGCTGGTTTAGCACTAAATTGTCAAATCGCTAAATACAGCAAATTTGACCGTAAGCAGTATTTCTATCCCGATCTCCCGAAAAATTACCAAATTTCGCAATATGACTTGCCCATCGCCGAACATGGTTGGTTAGAAATTGAATTAGTAGATGCTGACGGAAATCCAACTCGCAAGCGCATTGGGATCACTCGTCTGCACATGGAGGAAGATGCAGGTAAATTAGTACACGCAGGTAGCGAGCGTCTTTCCGGTTCTAGTTATTCTCTGGTAGATTACAATCGGGCGGGCGTGCCATTAGTCGAAATTGTTTCTGAACCAGATCTGCGTTCTGGACAAGAAGCTGCTGCATATGCCCAAGAATTGCGGCGGATTTTACGCTATCTTGGCGTCAGCGATGGCAATATGCAAGAAGGATCTTTACGTTGCGATGTTAACATCTCGATTCGTCCGGTAGGACAAAAAGAGTTTGGCACAAAAGTAGAAATTAAAAACATGAACTCATTCAACGCCATCCAAAAGGCGATTGAATATGAGATTGAACGGCAAATTGCAGCCACAGAAGCAGGCGATCGCATTATCCAAGAAACTCGTCTGTGGGAAGAAGGTTCGCAACGTACAATTAGTATGCGGACAAAAGAAGGTTCCAGCGATTATCGCTATTTCCCCGAACCAGATTTAGCACCTATAGAGGTTTCAGGAGAACAATTAGAGACTTGGCGTAGCGAACTTCCCGAACTCCCCGCACAAAAACGCCATCGTTACGAAACTGAATTAGGGCTTTCTGCCTACGATACAGGAGTTTTGACAGAAGATAAGCCTGTTGCTAACTATTTTGAAGCAGCGATCGCGGCAGGTGCAAGTCCGAAAGCCGCCGCTAACTGGATTACCCAAGATATTGCAGCTTATCTGAATAAGCAAAAACTTAGCATCAGCGAAATCGGTTTGAGTCCCCAAAATTTAGCTGATGTTATTCTTCGGATTGAACAGGGTAAAATCAGTAACGCCCAAGCTAAACAAAAGTTACCAGACTTGCTTGGTGGCGTATCTCCAGAGAAAGCTTTTGCAGGTCAAGAACTCATTAGCGATCCTGCTGTATTGGAACCAATCGTAGATGAAGTAATCGCCGCCAATCCCAAAGAATTAGAAAAATACCGCAATGGTAATACTAATCTCAAAGGCTTCTTTGTCGGACAAGTGTTGAAAAAGACCGAAAAACGAGCCGATCCGAGGCTGACTAATGAATTGGTAGAGAAGAAACTGAATTCTTAA
- a CDS encoding glutathione S-transferase-like protein, with product MALGILKDGKWISEREQEDSQGKFIRPSTTFRNKITADGSSGFKAEPGRYHLYISWACPWACRTAIMRQLKGLTDVIGLSVVGAVIDQNSWEFTDEPGAIPDTVNGTQYLWQLYLKADPNYSGRVTVPVLWDTQSKTIVNNESREIIRMFDTEFDALAKTDVNFYPQELQEVIDETIDKIYQPINNGVYRAGFATSQLAYDEGVTELFAALDYWEQVLDKQRYLCGNKITEADWCMFTTLFRFDAVYYVHFKCNIRRIVEYPNLWNYLKELYQVPGVKETCNLDHIKRHYYKSHNKVNPTRIVPKGPLIDFDAPHDRDRLPI from the coding sequence ATGGCTTTGGGAATCCTCAAAGATGGAAAGTGGATATCGGAACGGGAGCAAGAAGATTCCCAAGGAAAATTTATCCGTCCCTCAACTACTTTCCGCAATAAAATTACTGCCGATGGCTCTAGTGGATTTAAAGCTGAACCGGGGCGTTATCATTTATATATTTCTTGGGCTTGTCCTTGGGCTTGTCGCACTGCAATTATGCGTCAGTTAAAAGGGCTGACGGATGTAATTGGTTTATCGGTTGTTGGGGCGGTAATCGATCAAAATAGTTGGGAATTTACTGACGAACCGGGAGCGATTCCCGATACAGTTAACGGTACTCAATATCTTTGGCAACTTTATCTCAAAGCTGACCCTAACTATAGCGGGCGGGTGACAGTGCCAGTTTTATGGGATACTCAGTCAAAGACAATTGTTAATAATGAATCTCGCGAAATCATTCGGATGTTTGATACAGAATTCGATGCTTTGGCGAAAACAGATGTTAACTTCTATCCGCAAGAGTTACAAGAAGTAATTGACGAGACAATCGATAAGATTTATCAACCAATTAATAATGGCGTTTATCGCGCGGGGTTTGCTACTAGTCAGTTGGCTTATGACGAGGGCGTAACAGAATTATTTGCTGCTCTCGATTATTGGGAACAAGTGTTAGACAAACAACGCTATCTCTGCGGTAATAAAATTACTGAGGCGGATTGGTGTATGTTTACTACTTTGTTTCGCTTTGATGCAGTTTATTATGTGCATTTCAAATGCAACATCCGCCGCATTGTTGAGTATCCTAATCTGTGGAATTATCTTAAAGAACTCTACCAAGTGCCGGGAGTGAAGGAAACTTGTAATTTAGACCATATCAAACGGCATTATTACAAGAGTCATAACAAGGTTAACCCTACAAGGATTGTACCGAAAGGGCCGTTGATTGATTTTGATGCGCCTCACGATCGCGATCGCCTACCTATCTAA
- a CDS encoding glutamyl-tRNA (Gln) amidotransferase subunit C: MIDRELVHKVALLARLELTPEEETQFTTQLGSILDYIEQLNELDVSDVPPTARAIDVSNVTREDELQPYPDREAILNCAPEQEGEFFKVPKILNAE, encoded by the coding sequence ATGATCGATCGCGAACTAGTCCATAAAGTAGCCCTTCTGGCTCGTTTAGAGTTAACACCAGAAGAGGAGACGCAATTCACCACTCAGCTGGGAAGCATCCTTGATTATATCGAGCAGTTAAATGAGCTAGATGTCAGTGATGTCCCTCCCACAGCAAGGGCAATTGATGTTAGCAATGTAACGCGAGAGGATGAACTACAACCCTATCCTGACCGGGAAGCCATTCTCAACTGTGCGCCCGAACAGGAAGGGGAATTTTTCAAAGTACCAAAAATTCTCAATGCTGAATAG
- a CDS encoding glutathione S-transferase domain-containing protein: MEILRLYDFLPSGNGYKIRLLLTQIGMPFERIEVNIIKGETRTPEFLSKNPNGKIPLLEIEPGKYLAESNAILVYLSEGTEFLPYDRFLRAQVLQWLFFEQSSHEPFIATSRFLISILGKPEEYQEAIKQRQEPGYAALKVMENHLSSHSFFVGERYTIADIALFAYTHVADEGGFDLAQFPAIQAWIARVKSQSGYISIYQE, translated from the coding sequence ATGGAAATATTACGGCTGTACGATTTTTTACCTTCAGGTAATGGCTATAAGATACGTCTTCTATTGACACAAATTGGGATGCCATTTGAAAGAATAGAAGTCAACATCATCAAAGGCGAGACTCGAACACCGGAATTTTTAAGTAAAAATCCTAACGGTAAAATTCCCCTTTTGGAGATTGAACCAGGAAAATACTTAGCAGAATCAAATGCCATATTGGTGTATTTAAGTGAAGGCACAGAATTTCTACCTTATGACAGATTTCTGCGCGCCCAGGTACTGCAATGGCTATTTTTTGAACAATCTAGCCATGAACCTTTTATCGCTACATCGAGATTTTTAATCTCTATTTTAGGTAAGCCCGAAGAGTACCAAGAAGCGATAAAACAACGCCAAGAACCTGGTTATGCTGCATTAAAAGTGATGGAAAACCACTTAAGCTCTCATAGCTTTTTTGTAGGAGAGCGCTATACTATTGCTGATATTGCTTTATTTGCCTACACTCATGTAGCAGATGAAGGTGGATTTGATTTGGCACAGTTTCCAGCTATTCAAGCTTGGATAGCAAGAGTCAAATCTCAGTCAGGATATATCAGTATTTATCAAGAGTGA